Proteins found in one Chaetodon auriga isolate fChaAug3 chromosome 12, fChaAug3.hap1, whole genome shotgun sequence genomic segment:
- the LOC143329160 gene encoding uncharacterized protein LOC143329160: MCSVLVCDSWRRSAHRFKLPEDPERRLEWVQFLFEVNSQRLKESSWTDITICSEHFTDDCFSDVTGVVQLKPTVVPSVCIKSEPEQPLDSPQCVEPVQITHIAYQCDDLNTCNSPTSSSERSTGSQASPESSGVSVSYSPDVSNVASGSDRAPQNVMTGLNKEKAALLRMRGKFVVNESCLLQLFRRKCPSCGCKLQVEKVTYGALIFFNQRCLQCEYRYEWKSQVNASIPTDEFQNSGGTSKTQQEVPTDDDPSSRVFSEIVTFSDEDSDPSDEGEEGDDGGVSSDGEWHPTEDFLLSEELTKESEEETEDEDEEEEDFDLPGGLKINELCTECGRFFDILKPHTCEHKIKPYFCNICGKRCVTEMSLKMHSKIHDETYEHPCKYCHVTFKTRVDKRKHEQAHQDSRDPYKCPDCPETFATSKERSIHLANHRAPKEFKCGVCGIEFKDVHHLRRHSVVHTGLKPYKCSVCQRGFNQGSHLKSHMRLHTGERPYKCQHCDRSFNHNVSLKSHVHRYHTSSAGRERKKGKRKERASAAADAKSNGNKKSTDSEFNNVEDTEVEVMKERTDTAKSKKRSTGRPIGRPKRKAAGGLVLARVGKGQRSNTKTAKSKAQKLKRTGFSNEESEDEQSGSDASIHSEEEEEEKEEARKSTGRARRRPKHDSNADFVPEEEIKKKRCSSQSSGESSGKRRRRPKKNPEV, encoded by the exons ATGTGCTCCGTCCTCGTATGTGATTCGTGGCGTCGCAGTGCGCACCGGTTCAAGTTACCAGAGGATCcggagaggaggctggagtgGGTCCAGTTTCTGTTCGAAGTCAACAGCCAACGGCTCAAAGAATCGTCCTGGACTGATATCACCATCTGCAGCGAACACTTCACCGACGACTGTTTCTCAGACGTGACAGGCGTGGTCCAGCTGAAGCCCACTGTGGTCCCTTCAGTGTGCATCAAGTCAGAGCCGGAGCAGCCTCTGGACAGCCCACAGTGTGTG GAGCCAGTGCAGATCACACATATTGCTTATCAGTGTGATGACCTGAACACATGTAATAGTCCAACATCCTCGTCTGAAAGATCAACAG GTTCCCAAGCAAGTCCTGAGTCAAGTGGGGTCTCAGTGTCATATTCGCCTGATGTTTCAAATGTTGCCTCTGGATCTGACCGGGCGCCACAAAACGTCATGACTGGTTTGAACAAGGAAAA AGCTGCACTTCTACGGATGAGAGGAAAGTTTGTTGTGAATGAAAGCTGCCTCCTCCAGTTGTTCCGCCGCAAGTGCCCGTCATGCGGCTGTAAACTTCAGGTGGAGAAGGTCACGTATGGGGCGCTCATCTTCTTCAACCAGCGGTGCCTTCAGTGTGAGTACAGGTACGAGTGGAAAAGCCAGGTCAATGCCAGCATCCCAACAGATGAGTTCCAAAACTCAGGAGGAACTTCAAAGACCCAACAG GAAGTGCCCACAGACGACGACCCCAGCAGCAGAGTTTTCTCTGAGATTGTTACATTcagtgatgaagacagtgaTCCTTCAGATGAAGGCGAGGAAGGTGATGACGGTGGCGTGAGTTCAGATGGAGAATGGCATCCGACTGAGGATTTTTTGCTATCTGAAGAGCTCACAAAGGAGTCTGAAGAGGAGACggaagatgaagacgaagaggaggaagattttGACTTGCCGGGTGGCCTCAAAATTAATGAGCTCTGCACGGAGTGTGGACGTTTTTTCGATATTCTGAAGCCTCACACGTGCGAGCACAAAATCAAGCCCTATTTCTGCAACATTTGCGGGAAAAGGTGTGTCACCGAGATGTCTCTAAAAATGCACAGTAAAATCCACGATGAAACCTATGAGCACCCTTGCAAATACTGCCACGTTACCTTCAAAACGAGGGTGGACAAACGCAAACACGAGCAGGCCCATCAAGACAGCAGAGACCCCTACAAGTGCCCCGACTGTCCAGAGACATTTGCAACCAGTAAAGAACGCAGCATTCACCTGGCAAATCACAGAGCCCCGAAGGAGTTCAAATGTGGAGTCTGTGGGATCGAATTTAAGGACGTGCATCATCTTCGGAGACACTCTGTCGTGCACACGGGATTGAAACCGTACAAGTGCTCAGTGTGTCAACGTGGCTTCAACCAGGGGAGCCACCTGAAGTCCCACATGCGTCTGCACACGGGGGAGAGGCCTTATAAGTGCCAGCATTGTGACCGCAGCTTCAATCACAACGTGAGCTTGAAGAGTCACGTCCACCGTTACCACACATCGAGCGCTGGACGGGAACGgaagaaagggaagagaaaggaaagggcGAGCGCCGCCGCTGATGCCAAGAGCAATGGGAATAAGAAGAGCACAGACTCTGAGTTTAACAATGTAGAGGacacagaggtggaggtgatgaAGGAGAGAACAGATACggcaaaaagtaaaaagaggAGCACAGGTCGACCGATAGGAAGGCCGaagaggaaggcagcaggcggTTTGGTTCTGGCAAGGGTGGGAAAAGGCCAGCGATCAAACACGAAGACTGCGAAATCAAAGGCACAGAAGTTAAAGAGAACAGGTTTCAGCAATGAGGAAAGTGAGGACGAGCAATCAGGAAGTGATGCATCCATTCACtcggaggaagaggaagaggagaaggaggaggcaaGGAAGAGCACAGGGAGAGCAAGAAGAAGACCAAAACACGACAGCAACGCTGATTTTGTcccagaagaagaaataaagaaaaagaggtgCAGCAGCCAGAGCAGTGGCGAGAGCTCAGGGAAACGCAGGAGGAGACCAAAGAAAAATCCAGAGGTCTGA